The Acidobacteriota bacterium genome has a segment encoding these proteins:
- a CDS encoding TIGR02757 family protein, whose protein sequence is MHVLSKEILDALARRYGREYLKNDPEYFPHCYAEPRDKEVVAFLAALLAYGNIKQIFRSVKAIIDILGEEPCQAIITTKPRQWHQALCGFRHRVTKGASMAQALELVGEILREHGSLEALFLEGYRPRDMMESLARFAEVFYKRSSHPDLLKHLLPLPRNGSACKRLNLFLRWVVRGDDGIDLGLWKRVRAADLVMPLDTHVARFGRLFGLTKRKTGDWRMAEEITGGLRAFCPHDPVRYDFAIAWAGVEGAWRTATSARALLDGAGSRGGGGGR, encoded by the coding sequence ATGCACGTTTTGAGCAAAGAGATCCTGGATGCGCTCGCGAGGCGCTACGGCCGCGAATATCTTAAAAATGACCCAGAGTATTTCCCTCACTGCTACGCTGAACCACGTGATAAGGAAGTTGTTGCGTTCCTTGCGGCACTTCTTGCGTACGGAAACATCAAACAAATTTTCCGAAGCGTCAAAGCGATTATAGATATCTTGGGTGAGGAACCTTGTCAAGCCATCATTACAACAAAACCGAGGCAGTGGCACCAAGCACTTTGCGGATTCCGCCATCGCGTCACAAAAGGGGCAAGCATGGCGCAGGCGCTGGAATTGGTGGGAGAGATTTTGCGCGAGCATGGTTCGCTCGAAGCCTTGTTCCTCGAAGGCTACCGGCCTCGGGATATGATGGAATCGCTTGCACGCTTCGCCGAAGTGTTTTACAAGCGTTCTTCGCATCCAGATCTCCTCAAACACCTGCTTCCCTTGCCGAGAAATGGAAGTGCATGCAAACGGCTCAACCTGTTCCTTCGTTGGGTGGTGCGCGGAGACGACGGAATTGACCTGGGGCTGTGGAAACGTGTGCGGGCGGCCGATCTCGTGATGCCGCTCGACACCCACGTGGCGCGCTTCGGGCGCCTGTTCGGCCTCACGAAACGCAAGACCGGGGATTGGCGGATGGCCGAGGAGATTACGGGCGGCCTGCGCGCGTTTTGCCCGCATGACCCCGTGCGCTACGACTTCGCCATCGCGTGGGCGGGCGTGGAGGGCGCGTGGAGGACGGCCACGTCGGCCCGGGCGCTCCTCGACGGCGCTGGGAGCCGCGGCGGCGGAGGGGGTCGGTGA